One Photobacterium sp. TY1-4 genomic window carries:
- a CDS encoding YnbE family lipoprotein, with product MDIQLKLTSILALLAMIAMLSVLPACTPTVQVTASDKPIEVNLNVKIEHEIRIKVDKEIDDLFSDDDVF from the coding sequence ATGGATATTCAGCTTAAACTAACCAGCATCCTCGCACTCCTTGCAATGATTGCAATGTTGAGTGTATTACCAGCCTGCACTCCGACCGTCCAGGTCACCGCCTCGGATAAACCCATCGAAGTCAATCTGAATGTTAAAATTGAACATGAAATCCGCATTAAAGTTGATAAGGAAATTGATGACTTATTCAGTGACGACGATGTATTCTGA
- a CDS encoding NRAMP family divalent metal transporter, with protein sequence MTDIANTPAQPMRGQKIKQFIQSLGPGIMMATAAVGGSHLVASTKAGAIYGWQLAGLILLVNLLKYPFFRAGVQYTMGTGNSLIQGYDGLGRGYLWVFTGLSLISGIVNTAALLLFSASLLGYFLPVTLSLPVLSGIVAAACLAILLAGHYKALDGLSKTIMAVLVIATLSAVVIAAGKGSVAPADFEAPSAWSIASIGFIVVMMGWMPAPIEISCLTSLWLKSQKKTQQVTAQSALMDFNVGYIGTAILAVVFLALGALVLHGSGTELKSSGIGFSHQLVGLYASTIGEWSRYLIAVIAFFCIFGSTITVIDGYSRALAESQLLLQKKPVDQRGYHNAWMLFVTAAALAIILFFSSALMPMLNFAMVLAFMTTPVFALLNYLLVANTALPKALQWSPTMKWLSWVGLTYLFGFLAVFVWWKWLM encoded by the coding sequence ATGACCGACATAGCAAACACACCGGCTCAGCCAATGCGGGGCCAGAAAATAAAACAGTTTATTCAGTCGTTGGGGCCGGGGATCATGATGGCAACCGCAGCCGTTGGCGGCTCTCATCTGGTTGCCTCGACAAAAGCCGGGGCGATATACGGCTGGCAACTGGCCGGCCTCATTCTGCTGGTGAACCTTTTAAAATATCCGTTTTTTCGCGCCGGCGTCCAGTACACCATGGGAACGGGCAATAGCCTGATTCAGGGATACGACGGGCTGGGGCGCGGATACCTGTGGGTTTTTACCGGCCTGAGTCTGATCTCCGGTATCGTCAATACCGCGGCATTGTTACTGTTTAGTGCCAGTTTGCTGGGTTACTTCCTGCCGGTGACCCTGTCACTGCCAGTGCTGTCGGGCATTGTGGCAGCTGCTTGTCTGGCGATTCTGCTGGCCGGACATTACAAGGCGCTGGACGGGCTGTCGAAAACAATTATGGCGGTGCTGGTGATTGCCACGCTGTCAGCGGTCGTGATTGCCGCCGGGAAAGGATCGGTGGCTCCGGCGGACTTTGAAGCGCCGTCTGCCTGGAGTATCGCTTCGATTGGTTTTATCGTGGTCATGATGGGCTGGATGCCGGCACCGATTGAAATTTCCTGTCTGACATCGCTGTGGCTCAAGAGTCAGAAGAAAACGCAGCAGGTGACAGCACAATCGGCGCTGATGGATTTTAATGTCGGCTATATCGGGACGGCGATCCTGGCGGTGGTATTCCTGGCGCTGGGCGCACTGGTACTGCATGGCTCGGGAACGGAATTGAAAAGCTCCGGCATCGGCTTTTCCCATCAGTTGGTCGGCCTGTATGCCTCCACCATCGGGGAGTGGTCTCGCTACCTGATTGCCGTGATTGCTTTCTTTTGTATTTTCGGCAGTACCATCACGGTGATTGATGGTTACTCGCGGGCACTGGCGGAATCGCAATTGCTGCTCCAGAAGAAACCGGTCGATCAGCGTGGCTATCACAATGCCTGGATGTTGTTTGTGACGGCGGCAGCGCTGGCGATTATTCTGTTCTTCAGCTCTGCGTTGATGCCGATGCTGAATTTTGCCATGGTGCTGGCGTTTATGACCACCCCGGTATTTGCGTTGCTGAATTATTTGTTGGTGGCAAATACGGCGCTGCCGAAAGCGCTGCAATGGAGCCCGACCATGAAATGGCTATCCTGGGTTGGGCTGACTTACCTGTTCGGTTTCCTGGCCGTGTTTGTCTGGTGGAAATGGCTGATGTAA
- a CDS encoding YdbL family protein — translation MKKILIFFFALCFSVSAFALDLQQAKDQGLVGEANTGYIAPVTAATTSEVRQLVSSVNRIRKANYQRIAVSNGLTTEEVGRLAYQKAVQKTDPGHYYQNAAGTWVRK, via the coding sequence ATGAAGAAAATACTGATCTTTTTTTTCGCGCTTTGTTTTTCTGTCAGTGCCTTTGCCCTGGATCTCCAGCAGGCAAAAGATCAAGGGTTGGTCGGTGAAGCCAACACGGGCTATATTGCCCCTGTTACGGCGGCCACCACCTCTGAAGTCAGACAGTTGGTGTCTTCTGTGAACCGAATCCGCAAAGCCAATTATCAGCGCATTGCGGTCTCCAACGGCCTGACCACCGAAGAAGTCGGCAGGCTGGCGTACCAGAAAGCCGTGCAAAAAACCGATCCGGGGCATTATTACCAAAATGCCGCCGGAACTTGGGTCAGAAAATAG
- a CDS encoding LysR family transcriptional regulator — MNKLLSFEALLVLDAIERRGSFAAASEELGRAPSSLSYQVQKLEQDLDLVIFDRSGHKAAFTKAGRLLLERGRLLLTAADEMISDASALAHGWELDITIAYDGLIRLEHMLSLVEGLGKKSKTRLRFQEEILAGGWEALAQDRADLLIAPAPSVAPPEVKIQPIGKLDLVWVAHPDHPIHQHEDPLDPAVRKQYRGIAVADTARNLPPLSHNILDDQPLLTVSSMHHKLVALKAGIGIGTMSVCYAEEAMNRGELVAIGNNPVVEMDIVLAWNRSRMGKAKTWCIQHIETLWKGSLNQPANG, encoded by the coding sequence GTGAATAAATTATTGTCGTTTGAGGCGCTGTTGGTACTGGATGCGATTGAACGTCGCGGCAGTTTTGCAGCGGCTTCAGAAGAGCTGGGGCGTGCGCCGTCTTCGTTAAGTTACCAGGTTCAGAAACTGGAGCAGGATTTGGACCTGGTGATTTTTGATCGTTCAGGCCATAAAGCGGCGTTTACCAAAGCCGGGCGCTTGCTTCTGGAGCGGGGGCGCCTGCTGCTGACGGCAGCAGATGAAATGATCTCTGACGCCAGCGCCCTGGCACATGGTTGGGAGCTGGATATTACTATTGCTTATGATGGCCTGATTCGGCTAGAGCACATGTTGTCCCTGGTTGAGGGGCTGGGCAAGAAAAGTAAAACCCGCCTGCGGTTTCAGGAAGAAATCCTGGCGGGGGGCTGGGAAGCGTTGGCCCAGGATCGTGCGGATCTGTTGATTGCTCCGGCACCCAGCGTGGCACCACCGGAAGTGAAGATTCAGCCGATTGGCAAATTGGACTTGGTGTGGGTGGCGCATCCGGATCATCCCATTCATCAGCATGAAGATCCGTTGGATCCGGCGGTCAGAAAACAATATCGCGGGATCGCCGTCGCCGATACGGCCCGGAACCTGCCGCCGCTGAGCCACAATATCCTCGATGATCAGCCGCTATTGACGGTGAGCTCTATGCATCACAAGCTGGTGGCCCTGAAAGCGGGGATAGGGATCGGTACCATGTCGGTTTGCTATGCTGAAGAGGCGATGAATCGTGGTGAGCTGGTGGCGATTGGAAATAATCCCGTGGTTGAAATGGACATTGTGCTGGCCTGGAATCGTAGCCGGATGGGGAAGGCCAAAACCTGGTGTATCCAGCATATTGAAACTTTGTGGAAAGGCAGCCTGAATCAACCGGCAAACGGATAA
- a CDS encoding YeiH family protein produces the protein MSLYQTFKSSRAADYSFYLIALICLLPIISSPVALILGFILASLGLVPTQFNLAALTKRLLSYSIIGLGFGIHLDEAIEASQQGLGLVVGSIFCTLGIGYLLTKLLRIEQKTGHLIAAGTAICGGSAIAAVAPAINARDDQTSLALATVFVLNSVALFLFPALGHLMEMSQHAFGTWAAIAIHDTSSVVGAAGAYGDEALKTATTLKLARALWIIPIAFLSALLFKGDSKKIGIPFFIVFYCAAILFAHWVPDLQPLYDQIFMISKRVLVVCLFLIGSGITVQKLRAAGFQPLLLGIVLWLIIGVGSLVYIQLF, from the coding sequence ATGTCGCTTTATCAAACCTTTAAAAGCTCACGAGCCGCTGATTACAGCTTTTACCTGATTGCCTTGATCTGCCTGTTGCCAATCATCAGCTCACCTGTCGCTCTGATCCTGGGTTTCATTCTGGCCAGCCTCGGCCTGGTTCCGACACAGTTCAACCTGGCCGCCCTGACGAAAAGGTTACTGTCTTACTCCATTATCGGCCTGGGCTTTGGCATTCATCTCGATGAGGCGATTGAAGCCAGCCAGCAAGGCCTCGGGTTGGTGGTGGGATCCATTTTCTGCACCCTCGGTATCGGCTACCTGCTAACCAAGCTGTTGCGTATTGAACAGAAAACCGGCCACTTAATTGCCGCCGGGACCGCCATTTGCGGCGGGAGTGCCATCGCCGCTGTCGCACCGGCGATCAATGCGCGCGATGATCAAACCTCATTAGCACTGGCGACGGTTTTCGTGCTCAACTCGGTTGCCCTGTTTCTTTTCCCGGCCCTGGGACATCTGATGGAAATGAGCCAGCACGCCTTCGGCACCTGGGCTGCGATTGCGATCCACGACACCTCATCGGTGGTGGGCGCTGCCGGTGCCTATGGCGATGAAGCACTCAAAACCGCAACGACACTGAAGCTGGCTCGGGCGCTGTGGATCATTCCGATCGCTTTCCTCAGCGCACTGCTGTTTAAAGGCGACAGTAAAAAAATCGGTATTCCGTTTTTTATCGTCTTTTACTGTGCCGCCATCCTGTTCGCGCACTGGGTTCCGGACCTGCAACCGCTGTACGATCAGATCTTCATGATTTCAAAACGGGTACTGGTGGTGTGTCTGTTCCTGATCGGCTCTGGCATCACAGTACAGAAACTTCGCGCTGCCGGGTTCCAGCCCTTGTTGCTGGGGATCGTCCTGTGGTTGATCATTGGTGTCGGCTCACTGGTCTACATTCAGCTCTTCTGA
- a CDS encoding YdbH domain-containing protein, whose protein sequence is MSEDQSSPPKTSVIGKARKKYSRKVKLFIYGLFLILGLIVIPALFLPPWLASKGIEINAVSGISLNAQGLAIQEVSIAIQGNQLTFHQLSLAHFVEQQSAISNASWRLFAARSTVRLAPSLLRPLAEQGIRLGNLTLTNTAFHFIHLSKPYLFSAHAEQIETTLTTTSLPTHQASGTEMQQVDRQGPITQRPDAQSIKQQLHQVNLVLSTQPKPVLSGFIGQGNLAMAIPGDLNRTVYPFQFNHANFSLSWLTPQIPLSVHIRQLTPQWPTAIPAFPQVGTNLSLAMSLSQPGDAVTFSATQLHLDQPALLPQFAPQPQSHTPTFHLGALLSRLNQSPVRQINIDDLRLGNWLSQAQLHLNLPDAQHLDQAPQNELNAPATGRVSDKVPELENAPVTESPRPESSSQLQIQQQSQLQIIGKALAPTPLDITLTLNNDEHSESLLQAELSDERSHLACEARMQADLPLPMSFQCQAKVEDTRHLSQKLQLTGLPHAKLNQSMTLTLTQLQPPTLTNDVISDASYQLRLSWPKQLDIQLGKFALQLPWVIPPPEGNQADATHIPPGQPIRVRQLMLNSAGELQLTARYQDRQLAINIAEMTAPVTLSHPQLGQAMLSLRQIDCSSRFDALSSPTPLNAALGTLQCHAESRLQASTNPLSPQRSVTLGTTRLSSDLVMQWVNHVLSLQLRNNQLQTDTVKILPGTESSPLPAAFIRAQADNLTLKNDELRVELAWPPPMAPAANPSVEAVVKAVPERAPTLTLTSGAPVLLNADYVAEKLIGDHQTETTKKKSRLPVQKYRGDAELSFQTLTFQTPLSSKTEDSRTEFTGDYQAQLNFQQNNQRFPPFLSHGRLQLQPEQARLSGTLTNARQTPLMQFSLTSQLQSKRTHIQLQRRDLRFSHRQSLKEHYLPLLPLNSDLTSGSLSFFADLYLHDQQWRGEAGLFTEHLQGHIQGFHFADFNTSLTAEITPNGIRSKFPLSIRTEYLHAGLLLEDIVAQAEFDTALQHYALHRASTRTLGGTVSTRNVSSRDLRNIDHIPVQIQHLDLNALVELLAVDNLELSGILDGSLPLSIQDGLPVIQNGRLHSRYPGGILRYQPSADEPDLQNSTRDRDVASDSLKRISQILKNYKFDALAVDVDYSKEGKLKASSRFKGANPDFQSGQPVYINLNIEDDIPALIKTMNAINSSKLESQFLKQLGVDE, encoded by the coding sequence ATGAGTGAAGACCAATCATCACCGCCGAAGACTTCCGTCATCGGCAAAGCCAGAAAAAAATACAGCCGAAAAGTGAAGCTGTTTATTTATGGTTTGTTTCTGATACTTGGACTCATTGTGATTCCGGCGCTGTTCCTGCCCCCCTGGCTGGCCAGTAAAGGGATCGAGATTAATGCCGTTTCAGGTATTAGCCTGAATGCGCAGGGATTGGCGATTCAAGAAGTGTCGATTGCGATCCAGGGCAACCAGCTGACGTTTCATCAACTCTCTCTGGCGCACTTTGTCGAGCAGCAGAGCGCCATCTCCAATGCCTCCTGGCGTCTGTTTGCAGCCCGAAGTACTGTCCGGCTGGCACCGAGTCTGCTTCGTCCCTTGGCTGAGCAAGGGATCCGGCTGGGGAACCTGACCCTGACGAATACCGCGTTTCATTTTATTCATCTTTCTAAACCCTATCTGTTCAGTGCGCATGCTGAGCAGATAGAAACCACGCTGACCACGACTTCCTTGCCGACGCACCAAGCCTCCGGTACTGAGATGCAGCAGGTTGATAGACAAGGACCCATTACGCAAAGACCTGATGCACAATCAATCAAGCAACAGCTCCATCAGGTTAATCTGGTCCTTTCAACCCAGCCGAAACCCGTTTTAAGTGGCTTTATCGGCCAGGGGAATTTGGCCATGGCAATCCCCGGCGATCTAAACCGCACCGTGTATCCGTTTCAGTTCAATCATGCCAATTTCTCACTGAGCTGGCTGACCCCACAAATCCCGCTGTCGGTACACATCCGACAGCTCACACCACAATGGCCGACGGCGATCCCGGCGTTTCCCCAAGTCGGAACCAACCTGTCTCTAGCCATGAGCCTCAGCCAACCTGGTGACGCGGTCACGTTTAGTGCAACACAGTTGCATCTCGACCAGCCGGCTTTGCTCCCCCAATTTGCGCCTCAGCCACAGTCCCATACACCAACCTTTCATCTGGGGGCTTTGTTGAGCCGCCTGAACCAGTCTCCGGTTCGTCAAATCAATATCGACGATCTTCGCCTCGGCAACTGGCTCAGTCAGGCACAGCTGCACCTGAACCTCCCCGATGCGCAACACCTTGACCAAGCGCCGCAGAATGAGCTGAACGCCCCCGCAACCGGCCGTGTATCAGACAAGGTACCTGAATTAGAAAACGCTCCAGTCACCGAATCTCCCCGACCGGAGTCTTCGTCTCAGCTTCAAATTCAACAGCAATCTCAGCTTCAGATCATTGGCAAAGCGCTGGCTCCCACGCCCTTGGATATCACGCTCACACTCAATAACGACGAGCACTCGGAGAGCCTGTTGCAGGCCGAGCTGTCTGATGAGCGTTCCCATCTGGCCTGTGAGGCCCGCATGCAAGCAGACCTGCCGCTACCGATGTCCTTCCAGTGTCAGGCCAAGGTCGAGGATACCCGGCACCTGAGCCAGAAACTGCAACTGACCGGATTGCCGCACGCCAAACTGAATCAATCCATGACGTTAACACTGACCCAGTTACAGCCCCCAACGCTGACAAACGACGTTATCAGCGATGCCAGCTATCAACTCCGACTCAGTTGGCCAAAGCAACTGGACATCCAGTTAGGGAAATTTGCCCTTCAACTTCCCTGGGTGATACCACCGCCCGAGGGAAACCAAGCTGATGCAACACACATCCCACCCGGCCAGCCGATCCGGGTCCGGCAACTCATGCTCAACAGTGCCGGTGAACTGCAGCTGACGGCCCGTTATCAGGATCGGCAATTGGCCATCAACATAGCTGAGATGACCGCGCCGGTGACGCTCAGCCACCCTCAGCTTGGGCAGGCCATGCTATCGCTGCGCCAGATCGACTGTTCTTCCCGGTTTGACGCATTGTCGTCACCGACGCCACTGAACGCTGCCCTTGGTACGCTACAGTGTCACGCAGAAAGTCGTCTCCAGGCCAGCACCAACCCCCTGTCGCCTCAACGTAGTGTTACACTCGGCACCACCAGATTATCCAGCGATCTTGTCATGCAGTGGGTCAATCACGTGCTCTCTTTGCAACTACGGAACAACCAGTTGCAAACCGACACCGTAAAGATCCTGCCCGGAACTGAGTCCTCTCCATTACCTGCCGCTTTCATCCGGGCCCAGGCTGACAACCTGACCCTGAAAAATGATGAACTCAGGGTTGAACTGGCTTGGCCGCCTCCGATGGCACCAGCCGCGAACCCATCCGTCGAAGCTGTCGTCAAAGCTGTGCCCGAACGCGCGCCAACGCTCACGCTTACCTCCGGAGCGCCGGTCCTGCTCAACGCCGACTATGTCGCCGAGAAACTAATTGGCGATCATCAAACCGAAACCACTAAGAAAAAAAGCCGCCTGCCAGTTCAGAAATACCGGGGAGATGCCGAACTCAGTTTTCAAACATTAACGTTCCAGACCCCGTTATCATCCAAGACTGAGGACAGCCGCACTGAGTTCACCGGGGACTACCAGGCGCAGCTCAACTTTCAGCAAAATAATCAGCGCTTCCCGCCGTTTCTCAGCCACGGCCGCCTGCAACTTCAACCGGAGCAGGCACGCTTATCCGGCACACTGACCAATGCCCGGCAAACGCCGCTGATGCAGTTTTCGCTGACGTCTCAGCTTCAGAGCAAACGGACGCACATTCAGTTACAACGTCGCGATCTTCGTTTTTCTCACCGGCAATCCCTGAAGGAGCATTACTTGCCTTTACTGCCGCTCAATTCCGACCTGACCAGCGGCAGTCTCAGTTTTTTTGCTGATTTATACCTGCACGACCAGCAATGGCGCGGCGAAGCGGGCCTCTTCACCGAGCACCTTCAAGGGCATATTCAGGGGTTTCATTTTGCAGATTTCAACACATCGCTGACTGCGGAAATCACGCCGAACGGGATACGTTCTAAGTTTCCGCTCAGTATCCGCACCGAATACCTTCATGCCGGACTGTTACTGGAAGATATTGTTGCTCAGGCCGAATTTGATACCGCCCTTCAGCATTATGCCCTGCATCGGGCCAGTACCCGGACACTGGGAGGTACCGTCAGCACCCGGAATGTCAGCAGCCGCGATCTACGCAATATCGATCACATCCCCGTTCAGATCCAACATTTGGATCTGAATGCGCTCGTCGAGCTGCTGGCCGTCGACAACCTTGAACTCTCCGGAATTCTGGATGGCTCGCTGCCCCTGTCGATTCAGGATGGGCTGCCGGTGATTCAAAACGGTCGCCTGCATTCCCGGTATCCCGGCGGCATCCTGCGGTACCAACCCAGCGCCGACGAGCCGGATCTGCAGAATTCTACCCGTGATCGTGATGTTGCAAGTGATAGTTTGAAAAGAATTAGTCAGATTCTCAAAAATTATAAATTCGACGCTCTGGCCGTTGATGTAGACTATTCTAAAGAAGGAAAATTAAAAGCCAGTTCACGGTTTAAAGGGGCCAATCCAGACTTTCAGTCTGGCCAGCCTGTTTATATCAACCTGAACATAGAAGACGATATTCCAGCACTAATAAAAACCATGAATGCAATCAATTCATCTAAGCTGGAAAGTCAATTTTTAAAGCAGCTTGGTGTAGATGAGTAG
- a CDS encoding bifunctional acetate--CoA ligase family protein/GNAT family N-acetyltransferase has product MEGLDKLLKPKSVTVIGASDNPNRAGNIVIRNLLAGSFHGPIMPVTPKYDAVAGVLAYPTIDSLPRIPDLAIVCTNAHRNVEIIRQLGEKGVKVAIVLAAGMNTVFPGQSDTEEDRMFATARQYGMRLVGPNSMGLILPWLNLNASFSPVAANQGKIAFISQSAAVCTTILDWAKNKSIGFSTFLSLGDACDINFAELLDYLCRDSKTEAILLYVDSIKDARRFMSAARAAARNRRILVLKSGRTRAGSAAAHLHTGGEIGLDGVYDAAIRRAGMLRVHNTHELFAAVETLAHSVPLRGERLAILTNGGGPAVMAVDALAERGGKLATLSQETIEKLSEVLPACWSQANPIDIIGDADISRYEKAIRILLDSDDFDALLIMHSPSAIAPGNEAAKRLTHVLQSHPRTKRFNILTNWAGENEAVRSRRIFTEAGFPAYRTPESAVSAFMHLVEYRRNQKQLMETPVSYGETDANPRHVHDVLNHLLAQGISHLETHEVRPVLESYGFSTLPTWIATDPAEAAHIAEQIGYPVAVKLRSPDIRHKSEIHGVMLHLRTAAEVANSAQAILDRVTLNYPNARIDGLLVQRMASRSGAQELRISVHHDAVFGPVIFMGEDAGEWDIHKDAAVALPPLNMALARYMVINAIKTGKVKQRSFPERLDIPALCRLLVKISQLVIDCPEIESFDIHPLLAAGEEMTVIDASMSIKPFDGDKQTRLAIRPYPKEHEQHVALKDGTDILLRPILPEDEPKHKSFISKVSVDDLYRRFFSDVGEFNHEALANLTQIDYDREMAFVATRQITLLDGQQEEEIIGVTRALSDPENEEAEFAILVRSDLKGVGLGRILMTKIIDYCRQRGLERLTGMTMPSNRGMIMLAQKVGFSIDIQMEDGIVEMMLPLK; this is encoded by the coding sequence ATGGAAGGACTGGACAAACTGCTCAAGCCGAAATCAGTCACGGTTATCGGCGCTTCGGATAATCCCAACCGGGCCGGGAACATTGTGATCCGCAACCTCCTAGCCGGCAGCTTTCATGGCCCCATCATGCCGGTCACCCCGAAATATGATGCGGTGGCCGGGGTGCTGGCTTACCCGACCATCGACAGCTTGCCCAGAATTCCGGATTTGGCCATTGTCTGCACCAACGCACACCGCAATGTCGAAATCATCCGTCAGCTCGGCGAAAAAGGCGTCAAAGTTGCCATCGTTTTAGCGGCCGGCATGAACACGGTCTTTCCGGGCCAGAGCGATACTGAAGAAGACCGGATGTTTGCCACAGCCCGGCAGTACGGGATGCGCCTGGTCGGCCCGAACAGTATGGGGTTGATCCTGCCCTGGCTGAACCTGAATGCTTCGTTTTCCCCGGTGGCGGCCAATCAGGGGAAGATTGCTTTCATTTCACAGTCTGCGGCGGTGTGTACCACCATCCTGGATTGGGCCAAAAACAAAAGCATCGGTTTTTCGACTTTTCTTTCCTTGGGTGATGCCTGCGATATCAATTTCGCTGAGTTGCTCGACTATCTCTGTCGGGACAGTAAAACCGAAGCCATTCTGCTCTATGTCGATTCGATTAAAGATGCGCGCCGCTTCATGTCTGCCGCCCGTGCCGCGGCTCGCAACCGGCGGATCCTGGTACTAAAAAGCGGCCGAACCCGGGCTGGCAGTGCGGCGGCCCATTTACATACCGGCGGCGAAATCGGATTAGACGGGGTGTATGATGCCGCCATTCGACGCGCCGGGATGCTGCGGGTACATAATACCCACGAGCTCTTTGCTGCAGTTGAAACCCTGGCGCATTCAGTTCCGCTGCGGGGCGAACGACTGGCGATCCTGACCAACGGCGGCGGACCGGCCGTGATGGCGGTCGATGCCCTCGCTGAGCGCGGTGGAAAACTGGCGACCCTGAGCCAGGAAACCATCGAAAAATTATCCGAAGTATTGCCGGCATGTTGGTCTCAGGCCAACCCCATCGATATCATTGGCGATGCCGATATCAGCCGCTATGAGAAAGCCATTCGTATCCTGCTTGACAGTGATGACTTTGATGCCCTGCTGATCATGCATTCGCCTTCTGCGATCGCCCCCGGCAATGAAGCAGCCAAACGACTCACCCACGTCCTGCAGTCTCATCCCCGGACCAAGCGGTTCAATATTCTCACGAACTGGGCTGGTGAGAACGAAGCGGTTCGGTCGCGGCGTATTTTCACCGAAGCCGGGTTTCCGGCCTACCGAACGCCGGAAAGCGCCGTCTCGGCCTTCATGCACTTGGTCGAATACCGACGCAACCAGAAACAACTGATGGAAACACCAGTGTCCTACGGGGAAACAGACGCGAACCCGCGCCATGTCCATGATGTGCTGAATCACCTGCTTGCCCAAGGCATTTCACACCTCGAAACCCACGAAGTCCGGCCGGTTCTGGAAAGTTACGGCTTTAGTACCCTACCGACCTGGATCGCGACCGATCCGGCTGAAGCAGCTCACATCGCCGAGCAGATCGGCTATCCGGTCGCGGTGAAGTTACGCTCTCCGGATATCCGCCACAAATCCGAGATCCACGGGGTGATGCTGCACCTGCGTACTGCAGCAGAAGTTGCCAACAGTGCGCAAGCCATTCTGGATCGGGTGACGCTCAATTATCCCAACGCCCGCATCGACGGCCTGCTGGTGCAGCGAATGGCCAGCCGCTCCGGGGCGCAGGAGCTCCGCATCTCCGTTCACCACGACGCCGTCTTCGGCCCGGTGATCTTTATGGGAGAAGACGCCGGAGAATGGGACATTCACAAAGATGCCGCGGTGGCCCTGCCGCCACTGAATATGGCGCTGGCGCGCTATATGGTGATCAATGCCATTAAGACCGGCAAAGTGAAGCAGCGCAGTTTTCCGGAGCGCCTCGATATCCCGGCCCTATGCCGGCTACTGGTTAAAATCTCTCAACTGGTGATCGACTGCCCGGAAATCGAGAGCTTCGACATCCACCCGCTACTGGCGGCCGGTGAAGAAATGACCGTGATTGATGCGTCTATGAGCATCAAGCCTTTCGATGGCGATAAACAAACCCGATTGGCAATTCGTCCGTACCCGAAAGAGCATGAGCAACACGTCGCATTAAAAGACGGTACGGATATCCTGCTGCGGCCGATTTTGCCGGAAGACGAGCCGAAGCATAAGTCTTTCATCTCCAAAGTTTCGGTTGACGATCTCTATCGCCGGTTTTTCTCCGATGTCGGGGAATTTAACCACGAAGCACTGGCCAACCTGACCCAAATTGATTACGACCGCGAAATGGCATTTGTCGCCACCCGGCAAATCACTTTGTTGGATGGTCAGCAAGAAGAAGAGATCATCGGCGTAACCCGGGCCCTTTCGGATCCGGAAAATGAAGAAGCGGAATTTGCGATCCTGGTGCGATCAGACTTAAAAGGTGTTGGTCTGGGGCGGATCTTAATGACCAAGATTATTGACTACTGTCGCCAGCGCGGTCTGGAGCGCCTGACCGGCATGACGATGCCTTCCAACCGAGGCATGATCATGCTGGCGCAAAAAGTCGGCTTTAGTATCGATATCCAAATGGAAGACGGCATTGTAGAAATGATGCTGCCGCTGAAATAA